In Mytilus edulis chromosome 6, xbMytEdul2.2, whole genome shotgun sequence, the following proteins share a genomic window:
- the LOC139526653 gene encoding sodium- and chloride-dependent glycine transporter 1-like: MSSLSNSSNDFERKRQERGEWSKKVEYVLSMVGYLVGLGNLWRFPYICMRNGGGAFLIPFLFFLVLCGLPLLFLETTIGQFSGKGFLHVWEVCPLFKGIGVGMMIPIFVFSIYYNMIIAWTLYYIGNSFLNPLPWTTCDNYWNSPNCVVDHGFLKNIDNITGQSLNISSHVYEDTTNIEFVANRSSEWITAQEDFWQNNVLQMSTGLEDLGNLNWRLLLCLLGAWVIVGLCIIKGIKSIGKVVYVTAVLPYILLTVIFIRGLTLEGSLYGVMTFLNPDFSKLLEISVSMKNSNIGSNIHHSERARKNIPLQTLKNKLF, translated from the exons atgagcAGTTTATCTAACAGCAGCAACGACTTTGAAAGAAAACGCCAGGAAAGAGGAGAATGGAGCAAAAAAGTGGAATATGTTTTATCAATGGTGGGTTATCTTGTTGGATTAGGAAATCTGTGGCGGTTTCCATACATCTGCATGAGAAACGGAGGAG GTGCATTTTTAATTCCGTTTCTGTTTTTCTTGGTTCTTTGTGGACTACCATTATTGTTCCTAGAGACCACCATTGGACAATTCAGTGGTAAAGGGTTTCTTCATGTTTGGGAAGTATGTCCTCTTTTCAAAG gaaTAGGAGTTGGTATGATGATTCCTATATTTGTATTTAGTATCTATTATAACATGATCATTGCATGGACTTTGTATTATATCGGGAACTCTTTTCTGAATCCGTTACCATGGACAACTTGTGACAACTACTGGAATAGTCCTAATTGTGTAGTAGACCACGGATTCCTGAAGAATATTGATAACATAACAGGGCAGAGTTTAAACATTAGTTCACATGTTTATGAAGATACTACGAACATAGAGTTTGTAGCGAATAGAAGTTCCGAATGGATTACTGCACAGGAAGACTTTTGGCA AAACAATGTACTGCAAATGTCCACAGGTTTAGAAGACTTGGGTAATTTGAACTGGCGTTTATTGTTGTGCTTGCTTGGTGCATGGGTTATTGTAGGACTATGCATAATCAAAGGGATCAAATCAATAGGGAAG gTTGTGTACGTAACAGCAGTATTACCGTATATTTTACTGACAGTTATATTCATCAGAGGGCTGACACTTGAGGGTTCTCTTTACGGAGTTATGACatttctgaatccagattttagTAAACTTTTAGAAATCAGTGTAAGTATGAAAAATAGTAATATTGGATCAAACATACATCACTCTGAGAGAGCACGAAAAAATATTCCATTACAAACACTAAAGAACAAACTATTTTGA
- the LOC139528565 gene encoding opine dehydrogenase-like: MDTKLKILICGGGNGAHCLSVFASQRRNVKVNVLTLHDGSADLWNSSLKKGYLTISATQPNGSEENIESSPSFVTSDAVAAMDQIQVVFIVAPAYRHELYIRSILPYIKPNMLVVGLPGHAGFELQCKYILGDKSRICTIVGFDSLPWGCRVVDYGKHVRLLGTKDVVYATMLTGFDCKLPFPVIETIQYIIGEKPIIKLATNVLSVSLMAGSILHPPLMYGKWKDWDGQPLTEVPSYFTTVSEEQADIMSNLSDELVTTAKKISDLKRDMDMSDVIHIHDWFKQRYYKQISDDSSVMTCMRTNQSYSQFVHPMKVVENGYVPDFEYRYITEDIPFGLVVMKGIAEIVSVQTPTMDKIIKWAQCKIGKEYLVGESLKGKDIKEVRAPQSYGIKSLDELLNFIYFNMRSAD, from the coding sequence ATGGATACAAAACTTAAAATTCTTATATGTGGGGGAGGAAACGGCGCTCATTGCTTATCAGTATTTGCATCACAAAGAAGGAATGTCAAAGTTAACGTACTAACATTGCATGACGGCTCAGCTGATCTTTGGAACAGTTCTCTAAAGAAAGGATACTTGACTATTTCAGCAACGCAACCAAATGGTTCAGAGGAAAATATTGAATCATCACCGTCATTTGTAACTAGTGACGCAGTCGCAGCAATGGATCAAATACAAGTTGTTTTCATTGTTGCCCCGGCATATCGTCATGAACTTTATATCCGTAGTATACTTCCATACATTAAACCTAACATGCTAGTAGTCGGTCTTCCAGGCCATGCAGGTTTTGAACTTCAGTGTAAATACATTTTAGGAGATAAATCCAGAATATGTACAATCGTTGGTTTCGACTCCTTACCATGGGGATGTCGTGTTGTGGACTATGGTAAACATGTTCGCTTGTTGGGAACAAAAGACGTAGTGTATGCCACAATGCTCACAGGTTTTGACTGTAAACTTCCATTCCCAGTAATtgaaactatacaatacataatCGGTGAGAAACCAATAATAAAACTAGCCACTAATGTTCTTTCGGTTTCATTGATGGCTGGTTCTATTCTTCATCCTCCTCTTATGTACGGTAAATGGAAAGACTGGGATGGACAACCTTTAACAGAGGTACCTTCATATTTTACAACAGTAAGTGAGGAACAAGCTGACATAATGTCAAACTTAAGTGATGAATTAGTGACCACGGCAAAGAAGATATCAGACCTGAAACGGGATATGGATATGTCTGACGTCATTCATATTCATGATTGGTTTAAACAGCGTTACTATAAGCAGATATCAGATGATAGCTCAGTGATGACGTGTATGAGAACAAACCAATCATATTCTCAGTTTGTACATCCGATGAAGGTCGTAGAGAATGGATATGTTCCAGATTTTGAATATCGCTACATAACAGAGGACATTCCGTTTGGTCTTGTTGTTATGAAAGGTATAGCCGAAATCGTAAGTGTACAAACACCAACCATGGATAAAATCATTAAATGGGCACAATGTAAAATTGGCAAAGAATATCTAGTTGGAGAAAGCTTGAAAGGTAAAGACATTAAGGAAGTTCGAGCTCCTCAATCGTATGGAATCAAATCTTTGGATGAATTACTGAATTTTATATACTTTAACATGAGATCAGCAGACTAA